Below is a window of Senegalia massiliensis DNA.
GCTGATTTTTCGTCTACTCCATTCCTAATTGCACCTTTTATTTCAACATTACCATTTTCATCCTTTTTTCCATAGATAAAATTTTGTCTTTCTCTTTCCATTACATCCATTTTCTTTTTACCCATAGCTCGACGAACAAGATCTGATCTACCCATAGAGTAACCGCCTACATCTCTAACAATTTGCATTACCTGTTCTTGATATACCATACATCCATAGGTTACTTTAAGTATTGATTCTAATATTGGATGAGTATATTGAATTTTTTCTGGATGTGTTTTGTTCTCTATATATCTAGGAATTTGCCTCATTGGACCTGGTCTAAATAGAGAATTTGCTGCTACAATATTTTCAAACTCAGTTGGTTTTAATTCTTTTAAAAATTGTCTCATTCCAGCACTTTCAAATTGAAATACTCCTAAAGTATTTCCTTTTTGAAACATCTTATAAACATCTTTATCATCATAATTAGAGTTACTAAAGTCTATATTTTTATTATGGATCTTTTTTATTAAATCTTTAGCATCTCTTATTACAGTAAGATTGCGAAGACCTAAAAAATCCATTTTAAGAAGGCCTAGCTCTTCAAGTTCTGTCATTGTAAACTGAGTAATAATAGAGTCATTATTTCTAGAAAGAGGTACATATTCTGTTACTGCTTTTTTAGAAATTACTACACCAGCAGCATGAGTGGAAGTGTGTCTTGGCATTCCCTCAACATCTTTTGCAGTATCAATAAGTTTCTTTACTTTTCTATCACTATTGTAAGTTTCCTTTAATTGTTTATTCATTTCTAAAGCTTTATCAATAGTTATACCTAATTCCATAGGTATTTGTTTTGCTATATAATCCACCTCTGAATATGATATATCAAGTGCTCTACCTACATCTCTAATAGCACCACGTGCAGCCATAGTTCCAAATGTTACTATTTGTGCTACTCTACTATCTCCATATTTCTTTACTACATAATCAATAACTTCTTCTCTTCTTTCATAACAAAAGTCAATATCTATATCTGGCATAGTAACCCTTTCAGGATTTAAAAATCTTTCAAATATTAAATTATATTTAATAGGATCTATATCTATTATTCCAAGAGTATAGCTAACTAAACTTCCAGCTGCAGAACCTCTCCCAGGTCCTACCATTATATTGTTTTCTTTAGCATATCTAATGAAATCCCATACAATTAAAAAATAGTCAACATATCCCATGTCTTTAATAACTTTCATTTCATATTCTAGTCTATTATTTATTTCATCAGTTATCTTATCATATCTTTTTTGTAATCCCTCATAACATAACTTTTCAAAGTATGATTCATTTGTATATCCTTTAGGAACTTCAAATTCAGGCAAATGAAGTGTATTAAAATCTAATTCAACATTACATCTTTCTGATATTTTAACTGTATTTTCTAATGCTTGTAAATGTTCTGGGAAAACCTCTGACATTTCTTCATATGATTTAAGATAAAATTCTGATGAAGGAAATTTCATTCTCTTTTCTTCATCTATAGTTTTACCAGTTTGAATACATAATAATACATCATGAAATTTAGAATCTTTCTTTTCAATGTAATGTACATCATTTGTTGCAACTAATTCTATCCCCAACTCTTCGCTTAACTTAAACATACTTTGATTTACTAATTTTTGTTCTTTAATACCATGATCTTGTATTTCTAAAAAATAATTATTTCTACCAAATGTGTCTCTATATTTTTTTGCTATTTCTACAGCTTTGTCATAGTTTCCATTTATCAAGTTTCTCTGAAGCTCACCGCCAAGACAGCCACTTAAAACTATAATTCCTTCTTTATGTTTTTTTAAGACTTCAAAATCTACTCTAGGTTTATAATAAAATCCATTTACAAATCCTTCTGATACAATTTTAATTAAATTTCTATATCCAGTATTATTTTCTGCAAGAAGAACAAGATGGTATTGACTCTTATCTTTATCTCTATCTTTTCTTCTATAATCTCCTTTAGATATATATACCTCACAACCAATTATAGGTTTTATATCTCTTTTTTTAGCTTTTTTATAAAAATCAACGACACCATACATTACTCCATGATCAGTTATAGCTACGCTATCCATGCCCAGTTGTTCGACTCTATCAATTAATTTATCTAGTCTAGAAGCTCCATCTAAAAGGCTATATTCTGTATGGAGATGTAAATGAGTAAATTTATTCATTATAACCACCTTCATTAATATTAAAAAATAGATAGTATATAACTATCTACTTTATTTTATCATATTTTTTATTTATATTTCTAAATATATTCTTGTTCTAATTTATTTAATAATAAATCTTCTAATTCTTCTATTGCTTTTTTTTCATCTTCTCCTTGAGCATATAATTTTATTTGATCTCCCTGACATACTCCAAGAGCCATTATACCCATTATACTTTTAGCATTAACTTTTCTTCCCTTTTTTTCAACATATATTTTACTTAAAAACTTAGTTGCTGTTTGAACAAATAATGCAGCCGGTCTTGCATGTAATCCTATTTTATTCTTTACCACGACTACTTTTACTTCCATTTCCGTTCCTCTCTTTCTGTTTTAAATTTTGAGCTATCTTTTCTATTTTTCTTAATCTATGATTAACACCAGACTTGCCTAAAGGTGTACTTAACATATTTCCTAATTCTTTTAAACTTGATTCTTTATAATATAATCTTAAATTAGCTAATTCTTGTAGATTAATAGGCAACTTTTCTATGCCAATTGTATTTTCTATATATTTTATATTTTCTACTTGTCTAATTGCAGCATTTATAGTTTTACTTAAGTTTGCTGTTTCACAATTTACTAACCTATTTATATCATTTCTTATTCCTTTTACAACTCTTATATTCTCTAGTTCTAATAATGAATTATGAGCTTCTATAATATTTAATAAATCTACTATTTGTTCTCCTTCTTTTATATATACTACATAATAGTCTTTTCTAACTACTATTTTTGAATTTAAATCAAATGAATTTATTATACTAGATAAATCCTCTGCAAACTCTTTATCATGAGTAACAAATTCTAAATGATAAGTTTTCTCAGGATCACTTAAAGAACCTCCACCTAAAAAAGCACCTCTAATATATGATCTTTTACAGCATTTTTTTCTAATGATATCCTTTGGAGCTTTATAGCTAATATCTAATAACTTATTCTTATCTTTATCGAATAAACCAGTATCCTTTAAAATATCATTTACACTTTTTGAATCATGAATTATCATTAAGTAGTTATTATTTTTTTTCAATTGTTTATTCTTTCTTACCATGACCTCTATTTGTGAATTATAAAGTTTTTTAATTAATGAAAAAATCCTTCTAGCTATGGCAGCGTTTTCAGTAGAAAATTTGATATTTATATTTCCTCTTCCGGTTAGTTGAATTGTTCCGCTCATTCTTATGAGTGCTGCAAGCTCTGCCCTAGCACAACAAGTATTTTCTATATCTAATCTTGATAACATATTCTTTGTTTTAGATGAAAATGACATTTCCATCCCCCTAATCATTGTTTATTTCATTTATGGCTTTTTTTATTACTTCTTGTTCATCGTCATATTTAGCAAGTTCAGCTACTCTATCTATATGAACAAATCTAGCCTCAATAAAACCTTCTCTTTTTTGAGGATAACATTCCATACTATTTGTTCTCATTAAAAACCAATGAACTGTTTTTTTGACTAATTCATTATTTGAGTTTCTATTATTTCTAAAGCTATAACTAATACTATCAATATATTTAACTATATCAGCATGTACACTACCTTCTTCATAAACTTCTCGAATTGCAGCTTGTGATAAATTTTCATTTTCTTCTACTCTACCTTTAGGTAATACCCAATCTCCATTATACTTTTTTAACAATAATATTGCATTGTTAAAAATAACTACGCCTCCTGAGCTAGTTTCACATTTCATATAACCACTCTCCTCTACAAATATATTCAAGAGAAGTATATTAAATTCAAAATAAAACTTTAATATATTATATCATAATTATTAAAATTAAAAATAGTTGAATTAAATAATAATTATATTATACAATAGTATTATAGTCAAAAAATTCTTAAAAAAGAGGTGTGAATATGAATATTGATTTAAATTACACAAAAAATATTTTGAAAAACTTATTAATAACTCCTAGTCCTACAGGTTATACAAAAAATATAATTAATTATGTAGAAAATGAGTTTAAAAAATTAGGTGTTACCACTATAATTACTAAGAAAGGAGCTTTAATTGCAACTATTAAAGGTGAGAATGACGAACAGCATAGAACTTTATCTGCTCATGTAGATACTTTAGGTGCTATGGTTAAAGAAATAAAGGCAAATGGAAGACTTAAACTTTCTCAAATTGGAGGTTATGATTGGCATTCTATTGAAGGTGAATATGTAAAACTAATTACATCAGACCAAAAACAATATGCTGGAACAGTAGTATTAGATAAAGCTTCTGTTCATGTTCACGGAAGTAAAACCGATAAAAGTGATAGAGATGAAAATTCAATAGAAGTTAGACTAGATGAAAAAGTAAATTCAAAAGAAGATGTTGAAAAATTAGGAATATCTATAGGAGATTTTGTATGCTTTGATACTAGAACTGTGATTACAGATACTGATTTTGTTAAATCAAGACATTTAGATGATAAAGCTGGAGTTTCTATATTACTTTCCATAGCAAAATATATAAAAGATAATAATATAACTATTAAATATACTACTAATTTCTTTGTAAGTAATTATGAAGAAGTAGGCCACGGTTCATCTGCATCAATTCCTGAAAAAACATATGAGTTCATTGCTATAGATATGGCCGCTGTAGGTGAAGGACAATCATCTAGTGAATATAAAGTTACAATATGTCCAAAAGATTCAAGTGGACCTTATGATTATGATCTTAAAAATAAATTAGTTAATATTTCTAAAGAAAATAATTTAAATTATGCTGTTGATATTTACCCTCATTATGGTTCTGATGCGTCTGCAGCATTAAGAGCTGGATGGGAAATAAGGGCAGGTCTAATAGGTCCTGGTGTGGATAGTTCTCATGCCCATGAAAGATGTCATATAGATTCACTTATAAACACAATAAAATTAGGAATACTTTACTTAGAAAATAAATAGAGATGCAATTGCATCTCTATTTATTTTTATTCTATTGGCTTTAATTTAGCTATAAAATGTCTTAATACTTTTGGTTCATAACTAAAAGTATAACCTTTTAGTTGTTCCTTTCTTTTATTTATATTTTTAAATGCTTCTACAATAACATCCATATGATTATTTGTATATACTCTCCTTGGTATAGTAAGTCTTAATAATTCTAAAGGAGACTCTAAT
It encodes the following:
- a CDS encoding DNA polymerase III subunit alpha, with the translated sequence MNKFTHLHLHTEYSLLDGASRLDKLIDRVEQLGMDSVAITDHGVMYGVVDFYKKAKKRDIKPIIGCEVYISKGDYRRKDRDKDKSQYHLVLLAENNTGYRNLIKIVSEGFVNGFYYKPRVDFEVLKKHKEGIIVLSGCLGGELQRNLINGNYDKAVEIAKKYRDTFGRNNYFLEIQDHGIKEQKLVNQSMFKLSEELGIELVATNDVHYIEKKDSKFHDVLLCIQTGKTIDEEKRMKFPSSEFYLKSYEEMSEVFPEHLQALENTVKISERCNVELDFNTLHLPEFEVPKGYTNESYFEKLCYEGLQKRYDKITDEINNRLEYEMKVIKDMGYVDYFLIVWDFIRYAKENNIMVGPGRGSAAGSLVSYTLGIIDIDPIKYNLIFERFLNPERVTMPDIDIDFCYERREEVIDYVVKKYGDSRVAQIVTFGTMAARGAIRDVGRALDISYSEVDYIAKQIPMELGITIDKALEMNKQLKETYNSDRKVKKLIDTAKDVEGMPRHTSTHAAGVVISKKAVTEYVPLSRNNDSIITQFTMTELEELGLLKMDFLGLRNLTVIRDAKDLIKKIHNKNIDFSNSNYDDKDVYKMFQKGNTLGVFQFESAGMRQFLKELKPTEFENIVAANSLFRPGPMRQIPRYIENKTHPEKIQYTHPILESILKVTYGCMVYQEQVMQIVRDVGGYSMGRSDLVRRAMGKKKMDVMERERQNFIYGKKDENGNVEIKGAIRNGVDEKSANKIYDEMIDFAKYAFNKSHSAAYAVLAYETAWLKYYYPVEFMAALLTSVMGSTNSISLYIQESKRVGIEVLPPDINESFSNFTVTKGKVRFGLEAVKNVGKPLIESIVNARKKEGKFISLTDFCGRVDSHSLNKRAIESLIKAGAFDSIRGSRAQLLAVYEKVLEGVQQDKKKNIKGQYNMFSNSSSKDQNEIKRDLLPNINEFPEKTLLSMEKEMMGIYVSGHPLSSYEETLNNISTLSTAELLELDGSSGKNEKQIKIGGIIISKKNKITKNNNMMAFATLEDLFGTIELIIFPKVYDRYQKFIEEDKIVKVEGKLNIEDEGEVKIICSSITPLKKSKNEKLYLKISKDKDKNILSDIKKILSYYRGEIPVYVYFEKDKKTVRATRDFWVNINNKELVEKLKSILGEDSIKLI
- a CDS encoding HPr family phosphocarrier protein; this translates as MEVKVVVVKNKIGLHARPAALFVQTATKFLSKIYVEKKGRKVNAKSIMGIMALGVCQGDQIKLYAQGEDEKKAIEELEDLLLNKLEQEYI
- the whiA gene encoding DNA-binding protein WhiA; the encoded protein is MSFSSKTKNMLSRLDIENTCCARAELAALIRMSGTIQLTGRGNINIKFSTENAAIARRIFSLIKKLYNSQIEVMVRKNKQLKKNNNYLMIIHDSKSVNDILKDTGLFDKDKNKLLDISYKAPKDIIRKKCCKRSYIRGAFLGGGSLSDPEKTYHLEFVTHDKEFAEDLSSIINSFDLNSKIVVRKDYYVVYIKEGEQIVDLLNIIEAHNSLLELENIRVVKGIRNDINRLVNCETANLSKTINAAIRQVENIKYIENTIGIEKLPINLQELANLRLYYKESSLKELGNMLSTPLGKSGVNHRLRKIEKIAQNLKQKERNGNGSKSSRGKE
- a CDS encoding NUDIX hydrolase; translation: MKCETSSGGVVIFNNAILLLKKYNGDWVLPKGRVEENENLSQAAIREVYEEGSVHADIVKYIDSISYSFRNNRNSNNELVKKTVHWFLMRTNSMECYPQKREGFIEARFVHIDRVAELAKYDDEQEVIKKAINEINND
- a CDS encoding M42 family metallopeptidase encodes the protein MNIDLNYTKNILKNLLITPSPTGYTKNIINYVENEFKKLGVTTIITKKGALIATIKGENDEQHRTLSAHVDTLGAMVKEIKANGRLKLSQIGGYDWHSIEGEYVKLITSDQKQYAGTVVLDKASVHVHGSKTDKSDRDENSIEVRLDEKVNSKEDVEKLGISIGDFVCFDTRTVITDTDFVKSRHLDDKAGVSILLSIAKYIKDNNITIKYTTNFFVSNYEEVGHGSSASIPEKTYEFIAIDMAAVGEGQSSSEYKVTICPKDSSGPYDYDLKNKLVNISKENNLNYAVDIYPHYGSDASAALRAGWEIRAGLIGPGVDSSHAHERCHIDSLINTIKLGILYLENK